From a single Elgaria multicarinata webbii isolate HBS135686 ecotype San Diego chromosome 18, rElgMul1.1.pri, whole genome shotgun sequence genomic region:
- the GNB1L gene encoding guanine nucleotide-binding protein subunit beta-like protein 1 isoform X1, with translation MSFRYILSMMALPPPDPLYVLRGANDAVNTLCFHCTDPELGFPVLFSGSSNGLIHIWNMKTRRVDRTLDGHGGKSVYWVKTFPNRRKALLSQGRDQNVCLWDLAEGRGAVTDSVFTGNVGFCKYSLLEVTEGRWLLATAGKGLEEVRVLELPSKVSVCTLKPEAFAKLGLPMCLKMWQPDVGSSPLLLAGYEDGSVVLWNVSTGKTLSRLACHQEPIMGLDFDTEKAKGASGSSEKTLCAWSYNEQQNLELQQTYQLTNPGVAEVVLRQDKKLLATAGWDHRVRLFGWKKLKPLAVLDYHTAAVHCVAFSDHAQPSERLMAAGSKDHRISVWSIYSQT, from the exons AT gAGTTTCAGATACATCCTTTCCATGATGGCTCTCCCACCTCCGGATCCACTGTACGTTCTACGGGGAGCAAATGACGCAGTCAACACTCTGTGCTTTCATTGTACGGACCCGGAACTGGGATTTCCCGTTCTTTTCTCTGG ATCTTCTAACGGGCTGATCCATATCTGGAATATGAAGACACGGAGAGTGGATCGAACGCTGGATGGGCATGGTGGGAAATCCGTGTACTGGGTGAAAACTTTCCCCAATAGAAGAAAGGCACTTCTTAG ccaGGGCCGAGACCAAAATGTCTGCCTGTGGGACTTAGCCGAAGGAAGGGGCGCCGTCACGGACTCTGTTTTCACCGGAAACGTCGGGTTCTGCAAATACTCGCTCCTGGAGGTGACAGAGGGACGTTGGCTGCTGGCCACAGCAGGGAAAGGCCTTGAAGAG GTTCGGGTTTTGGAGCTGCCATCCAAGGTGTCAGTCTGTACCTTGAAGCCAGAGGCCTTTGCCAAGTTGGGCTTGCCCATGTGCCTGAAAATGTGGCAG CCGGACGTTGGTTCGTCTCCGCTCCTTCTGGCGGGCTATGAGGATGGCTCAGTGGTTCTGTGGAATGTGTCGACGGGGAAAACGCTGAGTCGACTCGCATGTCATCAGGAGCCCATCATGGGCCTTGACTTTGACACGGAGAAGGCCAAGGGGGCCTCGGGCTCGTCTGAGAAGACGCTTTGCGCCTGGAGCTACAATGAGCAGCAGAACCTCGAG CTTCAACAAACCTACCAACTCACCAACCCTGGGGTCGCCGAGGTGGTCCTCCGCCAGGACAAGAAGCTCTTGGCGACAGCCGGCTGGGATCATCGCGTCCGCCTCTTTGGCTGGAAGAAGCTCAAGCCCTTAGCCGTACTGGACTACCACACAGCGGCGGTCCATTGCGTCGCTTTTTCCGATCACGCCCAGCCCAGCGAGCGGCTGATGGCAGCTGGCTCCAAAGATCACCGCATCAGTGTCTGGTCCATCTATAGTCAGACGTGA
- the GNB1L gene encoding guanine nucleotide-binding protein subunit beta-like protein 1 isoform X2: MMALPPPDPLYVLRGANDAVNTLCFHCTDPELGFPVLFSGSSNGLIHIWNMKTRRVDRTLDGHGGKSVYWVKTFPNRRKALLSQGRDQNVCLWDLAEGRGAVTDSVFTGNVGFCKYSLLEVTEGRWLLATAGKGLEEVRVLELPSKVSVCTLKPEAFAKLGLPMCLKMWQPDVGSSPLLLAGYEDGSVVLWNVSTGKTLSRLACHQEPIMGLDFDTEKAKGASGSSEKTLCAWSYNEQQNLELQQTYQLTNPGVAEVVLRQDKKLLATAGWDHRVRLFGWKKLKPLAVLDYHTAAVHCVAFSDHAQPSERLMAAGSKDHRISVWSIYSQT, encoded by the exons ATGATGGCTCTCCCACCTCCGGATCCACTGTACGTTCTACGGGGAGCAAATGACGCAGTCAACACTCTGTGCTTTCATTGTACGGACCCGGAACTGGGATTTCCCGTTCTTTTCTCTGG ATCTTCTAACGGGCTGATCCATATCTGGAATATGAAGACACGGAGAGTGGATCGAACGCTGGATGGGCATGGTGGGAAATCCGTGTACTGGGTGAAAACTTTCCCCAATAGAAGAAAGGCACTTCTTAG ccaGGGCCGAGACCAAAATGTCTGCCTGTGGGACTTAGCCGAAGGAAGGGGCGCCGTCACGGACTCTGTTTTCACCGGAAACGTCGGGTTCTGCAAATACTCGCTCCTGGAGGTGACAGAGGGACGTTGGCTGCTGGCCACAGCAGGGAAAGGCCTTGAAGAG GTTCGGGTTTTGGAGCTGCCATCCAAGGTGTCAGTCTGTACCTTGAAGCCAGAGGCCTTTGCCAAGTTGGGCTTGCCCATGTGCCTGAAAATGTGGCAG CCGGACGTTGGTTCGTCTCCGCTCCTTCTGGCGGGCTATGAGGATGGCTCAGTGGTTCTGTGGAATGTGTCGACGGGGAAAACGCTGAGTCGACTCGCATGTCATCAGGAGCCCATCATGGGCCTTGACTTTGACACGGAGAAGGCCAAGGGGGCCTCGGGCTCGTCTGAGAAGACGCTTTGCGCCTGGAGCTACAATGAGCAGCAGAACCTCGAG CTTCAACAAACCTACCAACTCACCAACCCTGGGGTCGCCGAGGTGGTCCTCCGCCAGGACAAGAAGCTCTTGGCGACAGCCGGCTGGGATCATCGCGTCCGCCTCTTTGGCTGGAAGAAGCTCAAGCCCTTAGCCGTACTGGACTACCACACAGCGGCGGTCCATTGCGTCGCTTTTTCCGATCACGCCCAGCCCAGCGAGCGGCTGATGGCAGCTGGCTCCAAAGATCACCGCATCAGTGTCTGGTCCATCTATAGTCAGACGTGA